GCGGCGATGGTGACAACCGCCTTGGCTTCGGGGATGCCGTGCGCGGCGCTGAGCACCGCCGCGCCGCCCAGGCTGTGGCCGATCAGCAAGGCCGGCGCCCGGTGATGCTGGCGCAGATAGTCCGCCGCCGCCAGCAGGTCGGCCACGTTGGACGAGAAATTGGTATTGGCGAAATCGCCGCCGCTGCCGCCAAGGCCGGTGAAATCAAAGCGCAGCACGGCGATGCCGTGTGCCGTCAGCGCCTGCGCGATACGCGTCGCCGCCAGCACGTCCTTGCCGCAAGTGAAGCAATGGGCGAACAAGGCAAAGGTGCGCACCGGGCCAACTGGCAAATCCAGCCGCGCGGAGAGTTGCTGACCATCACTTCCCGGGAACTGCAGGCGCTGGGCTTCCATGGGTATCCTCATGCTTGACGCGAACTGTACGAGGTTCCCACTCTAGCCAAGTTTGCCGCCGGGTGCTACTGGCGTCGCATGGCTGGCCGCGCACAACGCGCAGAGGCGACGGCAGGCTTGCCAGCGCTTTGCTTTCCGTTGTACGGCAAGCGCTATCGGCACAGGTTCGTGCTGACCACCCCAGCCGGTTGCTCAGGACGGCGATGACCACCGGCTCGAGCCAGGAGAAGGCTTCCTGCAATGCCGGCATCCATCATATTAAGATGTTGGTTTTCCCGCCGGCGCGACCGGCCAACTTCCCCCTCCACTCTGCCAGCACACACATGAAGACGATTGCACTGCTACTTGCCGCACTGGGCATGGCGTCCCTCGCCCACGCAGCCGCCCCGGCCGCGGAGACCCTGCCGTCCGGCATGTCCATCCAGACCCTTGTCAAGGGCACCGGCGCCACGCCGAAGGCCTCCGATGTGGTCAAGGTGCACTACCGCGGCACCCTCACCGACGGTACCGAGTTCGACAGCTCCTACAAGCGCGGCCAGCCGATCTCGTTCCCGCTGAACCGCGTCATTCCCTGCTGGACGGAAGGCGTGCAGAAGATGCAGGTTGGCGGCAAGGCCAAGCTGGTGTGCCCGGGCCCGACCGCCTATGGCGCGCGCGGCGTGCCCGGCACGATCCCGCCGAACGCCACGCTGAACTTTGAAGTCGAGCTGCTAGGCATCGGCAACTGACGGCAACCGCCGGCAACCGACACAAGGTGGCCTCACCACCTTTCGCAAGGCCCCGGCCGCCCGGCCAGGACGGCCAGCATTACTCGCCTGAACCGCCTGGCACCATGGCGCGGCGCTTGCGCGTAACCACCAGCGGTGCCTGGGCGTTGCCTTCCGAAGACACACGCGGCGGACGGGGGCCCGAGCCGGGCGTGCGCGGGCCTGCGCCGGGCGGACGTGCGCCGCCACCGCCGCCGGGAGGACGCGTGCCGGTATCCAGCTGGATCGTCGAGATGGCGCGCTTGTAGATGGTCTGCATGCCGCCGGGCGTGCTCAGCATCACCACGAATGCGTCGAAAGACTCGATGGAGCCGACGAGCCGGATGCCGCTGACCAGGTACACCTGCACACGCTTGCGCTCTTTGCGCGTGGTGTTCAGGAAGGAGTTTTGCGGGTTGGTGTCGTCAAGCTGCATGGGATATTGAGAGTAAGGCAGACGAAGCGCTGCGAGAAAAAGATGGCTACTGCGGCGCAGCTTCGTCGGCGGTGCACCGATGCACAATATCGGTGCGCACGCGCTAACGCAAGATGAATCAGGCACGCCGGGATGGCAGCGCATCATGATTGCTTGCAGTGGCTAGGCTTGCCATTCTAGCGCAAGCCGGATGCAGTTCCCCGCGCAAGGAGCATGCCAATGGTTCCGGCGCCTGGCTGAAAGCCACCTCAAGGCCACCTCACGGCCACCTCCCACGCGGATCTCAGCACCAGGCGCCCATCCTTTCACGCCGCCCGCTTTGCCATTAACATGTGCGCCCACGATCCAGCAGGCCACCCCATGAAGCTCAACCAGCTGCGCGCCCTGGCCGCCGTTGCCGAAACCGGCAGCATCCAGGAAGCCTCGCGCATCCTTCACCTGACCCAGCCCGCGCTGAGCAAGGCCATCAAGGAGCTGGAGAGCAGCGTCGGCGCCACCTTGTTCGTGCGCTCGAGCAAGGGCGTGCAGCTCACGCCCTTTGGTCAGCGGCTGGTCTCGCATGCACGGCTGATCAGCGAGAATGTGCGCCGCGCGCGCGAAGACCTGGAAGACATGAAAGGCACGGTGCAAAGCGAGATCACCGTGGGGGTGACGCCGGTCACTGCGCTGATGCGGCCAATGGCGGCCTGCCTGAGCACCTTCCGCCGCGAGTTCCCGAACGCCCGGCTGCGGGTGCTGGAAATGCGTCCGGCGCAATTGCTGGAGCACCTGCGCGAGGGCACCATGGATTTCGCGGTGACCTCACAGTTGCTGCCGCTGGATCGCGGGCTGGACTGCACCCAGGTGTGCCGGCTGCCGACCGTGATCGGTGCCCGGCGCGGGCATGCGCTGCGCGCGGCACGCTCGGTGCGCGTGCTGCAGCAGGCGGACTGGCTCGCGCTGGACCCGCTGTCCGATGCCAGCTCGCCTTTTCATCAGTTGTTCGCGGGTAACGGCCTGGCAGTGCCGGCCCGGGTGATCGAATGCACATCGATGGGCTTGGCACTGGACCTGTGCTGGCAGGTTGACACCCTGATCCTGCTTTCCAGCGAGTCGCTTGGCAGCAAGTACATTACCGAGCGGATGGATTTCATCGAGATCGCCGAACCCGTGCCCGACCGC
The Cupriavidus basilensis DNA segment above includes these coding regions:
- the hfq gene encoding RNA chaperone Hfq, giving the protein MQLDDTNPQNSFLNTTRKERKRVQVYLVSGIRLVGSIESFDAFVVMLSTPGGMQTIYKRAISTIQLDTGTRPPGGGGGARPPGAGPRTPGSGPRPPRVSSEGNAQAPLVVTRKRRAMVPGGSGE
- a CDS encoding FKBP-type peptidyl-prolyl cis-trans isomerase, with product MKTIALLLAALGMASLAHAAAPAAETLPSGMSIQTLVKGTGATPKASDVVKVHYRGTLTDGTEFDSSYKRGQPISFPLNRVIPCWTEGVQKMQVGGKAKLVCPGPTAYGARGVPGTIPPNATLNFEVELLGIGN
- a CDS encoding LysR family transcriptional regulator; the encoded protein is MKLNQLRALAAVAETGSIQEASRILHLTQPALSKAIKELESSVGATLFVRSSKGVQLTPFGQRLVSHARLISENVRRAREDLEDMKGTVQSEITVGVTPVTALMRPMAACLSTFRREFPNARLRVLEMRPAQLLEHLREGTMDFAVTSQLLPLDRGLDCTQVCRLPTVIGARRGHALRAARSVRVLQQADWLALDPLSDASSPFHQLFAGNGLAVPARVIECTSMGLALDLCWQVDTLILLSSESLGSKYITERMDFIEIAEPVPDRIISLVTRDRHVLTWAAARLHDAVLQALASHYPPPGNPAAQ